The proteins below come from a single Arthrobacter sp. B1I2 genomic window:
- a CDS encoding MFS transporter, with translation MSGRVLSRIPKSWVLLACIGLLALNLRGPFVAVAPLVDLMQAELHFSPVLLGLLTSIPVLCFSLAAPLASLAARKFGAEFAVTLTILGVLAGVLVRSAGGPVLVVAGTVVIGVAITVGNIAVPLIIRRDFAPRRQGTAMGIYTAALNIGSFLTSVAMAPLAAVAGWRLALAAVAVLAVAAVVVWVLAVGPRTAFLAAADDGGDAPLPRVAGSGWTTFGLTAGFGGQAFSYYGVTAWLPSYLHDELAMSTSEAGAASSIFQILAIVGGLGVPFAAKYMSTTAVAVTLGSLWLAVPVGLLFLPELWWLWSTSGGIAQGGGITLIFIAIIKLARDQASAGRMSATVQGLGYCLAAVAPPLVGFVHDSSGSWTPALLVILVSVLTFFAATTLSVRKVPKGR, from the coding sequence GTGAGCGGCCGCGTCCTGTCCCGCATCCCGAAGAGCTGGGTCTTGCTGGCCTGCATCGGCCTGCTGGCGCTGAACCTCCGTGGCCCCTTCGTTGCCGTCGCACCCCTGGTGGACCTCATGCAGGCGGAACTGCACTTTTCGCCGGTCCTGCTGGGGCTGCTCACCAGTATCCCCGTACTCTGCTTCTCGCTCGCGGCTCCGCTGGCGTCCCTGGCAGCCCGGAAATTCGGGGCGGAGTTCGCCGTCACACTGACCATCCTTGGGGTGCTGGCCGGAGTACTGGTGCGCTCCGCAGGCGGGCCGGTGCTGGTGGTGGCCGGCACGGTGGTCATCGGGGTGGCCATCACCGTGGGCAACATTGCGGTGCCGCTCATCATCCGCCGTGATTTTGCCCCGCGCCGGCAGGGGACGGCAATGGGGATCTACACCGCCGCCCTGAATATCGGGTCCTTCCTGACCTCGGTGGCCATGGCGCCGCTGGCGGCAGTGGCCGGATGGAGGCTGGCGCTGGCCGCCGTCGCCGTCCTGGCCGTCGCCGCGGTGGTCGTGTGGGTCCTGGCAGTCGGGCCGCGGACGGCGTTCCTGGCCGCAGCTGACGACGGCGGGGACGCGCCCCTGCCCCGGGTGGCCGGTTCCGGCTGGACCACGTTCGGGCTCACCGCAGGCTTCGGCGGCCAGGCGTTCTCCTACTACGGCGTCACGGCGTGGCTGCCCAGCTATCTGCACGATGAGCTGGCGATGTCCACGTCCGAGGCCGGCGCCGCGTCCTCGATCTTCCAGATTTTGGCCATCGTGGGCGGCCTCGGCGTGCCCTTCGCGGCCAAATACATGAGTACGACGGCGGTGGCGGTCACCTTGGGTTCGCTCTGGCTCGCTGTTCCGGTGGGGCTGCTGTTCCTGCCGGAGCTCTGGTGGCTGTGGTCCACTTCCGGCGGGATCGCCCAGGGCGGCGGCATCACCCTGATCTTCATCGCCATCATCAAGCTGGCGCGCGACCAGGCCTCGGCAGGCCGGATGTCCGCAACGGTCCAGGGCCTGGGCTACTGCCTCGCCGCGGTGGCCCCTCCGCTGGTGGGCTTCGTCCACGACAGCTCGGGATCGTGGACCCCGGCCCTGCTCGTCATCCTGGTTTCGGTGCTGACCTTCTTCGCCGCCACGACGCTGTCCGTGCGCAAGGTGCCGAAAGGCCGCTGA
- a CDS encoding D-2-hydroxyacid dehydrogenase family protein, whose protein sequence is MTHRLAILDDYQDVAHGFADFAALAAQGVTVTSYREPFASRDGLVSALADTTMVIAMRERTAFPREVFEKLPALELLVTTGMANSSIDVAAATEHGVTVCGTPGSPTAAPELTWALLLAIARHLPAEENSLRAGTWQSTVGVELAGKTLGIVGLGKIGRRIAAYGQAFGMDVVAWSQNLTAEAAEDAGARLVSKEELFTVADIATLHLRLSPRSENTVGEAELRLLGPEGILVNTARGPLVDQDALLKALNNGWIRGAALDVFDQEPLQAGHPLLAAPNTVLSPHLGYVTQESYRQFYGGALEDITAWLAGSPIRTITA, encoded by the coding sequence ATGACGCACCGCCTTGCCATCCTCGACGACTACCAGGACGTGGCCCACGGCTTCGCCGACTTCGCGGCTTTGGCGGCGCAGGGTGTCACCGTGACCTCGTACCGCGAGCCCTTTGCTTCCCGCGACGGCCTGGTTTCGGCGCTGGCAGACACCACCATGGTCATCGCGATGCGGGAACGTACGGCGTTCCCGCGTGAGGTGTTCGAGAAGCTGCCGGCGCTTGAGCTGCTGGTCACCACCGGAATGGCAAACTCCTCCATTGACGTTGCGGCCGCCACCGAGCACGGAGTGACGGTCTGCGGCACACCGGGCTCACCAACGGCCGCGCCGGAATTGACCTGGGCCCTGCTGCTGGCCATCGCCCGGCACCTGCCGGCGGAGGAAAACTCGCTCCGGGCGGGCACGTGGCAGTCAACGGTGGGTGTGGAGCTGGCCGGGAAGACCCTGGGCATCGTGGGACTGGGAAAGATCGGCCGCCGGATAGCCGCGTACGGGCAGGCGTTCGGCATGGATGTGGTGGCGTGGAGCCAGAACCTCACGGCGGAGGCAGCAGAGGATGCCGGTGCCCGGCTGGTGTCCAAGGAGGAACTCTTCACGGTGGCCGACATCGCCACCCTCCACCTGCGGCTCTCCCCACGGTCGGAGAACACCGTGGGCGAGGCCGAGCTGCGCCTGCTGGGCCCCGAAGGCATCCTGGTGAACACCGCCCGTGGGCCTTTGGTTGACCAGGATGCGCTGCTCAAGGCCCTGAACAACGGGTGGATCCGCGGCGCCGCCCTGGACGTCTTTGACCAGGAACCCCTGCAGGCCGGGCATCCGCTCCTGGCCGCGCCTAACACCGTGCTTTCCCCCCACCTTGGCTACGTCACGCAGGAAAGCTACCGGCAGTTCTACGGCGGTGCCCTGGAGGACATTACCGCCTGGCTGGCCGGCTCCCCCATCCGGACCATCACCGCCTGA
- a CDS encoding GNAT family N-acetyltransferase, with protein sequence MTHTIRKATADDAGPLAALAAVTFPLACPPSSSPADIAAHLANTLSEEHFEGYLADAGTTILVIDADGQLNGYSLLVDRPATDPDVTSVLTLLPSVEISKCYVHPDYHGLGAAAELMHASLQAAAASGGAGAWLGVNSQNARAIRFYEKSGFRKVGTKSFRLGGTVEHDFVLERPLP encoded by the coding sequence ATGACGCACACCATCCGCAAAGCAACAGCAGACGACGCCGGCCCGCTGGCCGCGCTGGCGGCCGTCACCTTTCCGCTGGCCTGCCCGCCGTCGTCGTCACCTGCCGACATTGCCGCCCACCTGGCCAACACGCTCAGCGAAGAACACTTCGAGGGTTACCTCGCGGACGCGGGCACCACCATCCTGGTCATCGACGCGGACGGGCAGCTCAACGGCTACAGCCTGCTGGTGGACCGGCCTGCAACGGACCCGGACGTGACCTCCGTCCTGACACTGCTGCCGTCCGTGGAAATCAGTAAATGCTACGTGCATCCGGACTACCACGGGCTGGGCGCAGCCGCGGAACTCATGCACGCCAGTCTCCAGGCAGCGGCGGCTTCCGGCGGTGCCGGGGCGTGGCTGGGGGTCAACAGCCAGAACGCCCGCGCCATCCGCTTCTACGAAAAGTCAGGCTTTCGCAAGGTGGGCACCAAGTCCTTCCGGCTGGGCGGCACCGTGGAGCACGACTTCGTGCTGGAGCGCCCCTTGCCGTAG
- a CDS encoding amylo-alpha-1,6-glucosidase, with protein MTAWNEDNEASGSDVGAVTVLEGSSFCISAGTGDISHDGGTNGAFYQDTRIVSRWVLRINGSRREPLSAQRPQPFEATFVGRATWPGGKFDSPLVVRQTRHIGPGLQDDITLENYAAEPVECRIELLVDADQADLFEVKGGRTTGPDDTTRTVVDGKLIIEAARHGQQRGSAIGARGADVGTDGLRFHVTIPARGKWATSVIVVPLVNGEAPEKPFREGQLPHHREGVRRHLAWEENVPRISIEDASFQNVLNRSQSDLGALRIFDAHHPDRAAVAAGAPWFMALFGRDSLLTSYMSMMVNPNLALGTLQTLAGIQGKKVDPDSEEEPGRIPHEVRLGVTAGLSLGGTAYYGTADATPLFVSTLGELSRWGLSRDAIQPLLAHADRALEWIEKYGDRDGDGFVEYLRPNDHGLVNQGWKDSWDGINFADGTIAEAPIALCEVQAYVYSAYLGRSLLAHWSGDSGLEQHWAGKAAAFKEEFNKRFWLPDKGYFAVALDKDKRHVDALTSNIGHCLWTGVVDEDKAGSVMENLMSPQMFTGWGIRTLASDMGAYNPVSYHNGSVWPHDTALVATGLMRYGFVDEAKQVASGILEAARHFDGRLPELFCGFDRGEFPGPVPYPTACSPQAWAAAAPVQLARILLRFDPVFTRGVVHLAPILPESVGSFRAENVLLDTSRVTITAAGSAGTIEGLPPGLKLLAEPRPPLAYPVEGMAAGRLS; from the coding sequence ATGACCGCCTGGAACGAAGATAATGAGGCCTCCGGGTCCGACGTGGGCGCCGTGACCGTCCTGGAGGGCTCTTCGTTTTGTATCTCCGCCGGAACCGGTGACATCAGTCACGACGGCGGCACGAACGGAGCGTTCTACCAGGACACCCGGATCGTTTCGCGGTGGGTGCTCCGCATCAACGGATCAAGGCGCGAACCGTTGTCAGCCCAGCGGCCGCAGCCCTTCGAGGCAACGTTCGTGGGCCGTGCCACCTGGCCGGGCGGCAAATTCGACAGTCCGTTGGTGGTCCGTCAGACCCGCCATATCGGACCAGGCCTGCAGGACGACATCACCCTGGAGAACTACGCAGCGGAACCCGTCGAGTGCCGCATCGAGCTCCTCGTGGATGCCGACCAGGCCGATCTTTTCGAAGTGAAGGGCGGCCGGACCACGGGACCGGACGACACAACCCGCACAGTGGTGGATGGAAAGCTCATCATTGAAGCGGCACGGCATGGCCAGCAACGGGGCTCCGCCATCGGAGCCCGCGGTGCAGACGTGGGCACGGATGGGCTCCGCTTCCATGTCACCATCCCGGCCAGGGGCAAGTGGGCCACCAGCGTGATCGTGGTGCCGCTGGTCAATGGTGAAGCGCCGGAAAAGCCCTTCAGGGAAGGCCAGCTGCCGCATCACCGCGAGGGCGTGCGGCGGCACCTGGCGTGGGAAGAGAACGTTCCGCGGATCAGCATCGAGGACGCCAGCTTCCAGAACGTGCTCAACCGGAGTCAAAGCGATTTGGGTGCGCTGCGGATCTTCGATGCCCACCATCCCGACCGCGCTGCCGTGGCCGCCGGAGCGCCGTGGTTCATGGCGCTGTTCGGGCGGGATTCACTGCTGACCTCCTACATGAGCATGATGGTCAACCCCAACCTCGCCCTGGGTACGCTTCAGACCCTGGCCGGGATCCAGGGAAAAAAGGTGGACCCGGATTCAGAGGAGGAACCGGGCCGCATTCCCCACGAGGTCAGGCTTGGCGTCACAGCAGGCCTGTCGCTGGGCGGCACGGCGTATTACGGCACAGCCGACGCAACCCCCCTTTTCGTGTCCACCTTGGGCGAACTGAGCAGGTGGGGGCTGTCCCGGGACGCGATCCAGCCGCTGCTGGCGCATGCGGACCGGGCCCTGGAGTGGATCGAGAAGTACGGCGACCGCGACGGCGACGGCTTTGTGGAATACCTTCGGCCCAACGACCATGGGCTGGTGAACCAGGGCTGGAAGGACTCCTGGGACGGGATCAACTTTGCGGACGGGACCATTGCGGAAGCTCCCATAGCCCTCTGCGAGGTCCAGGCCTATGTCTATTCCGCCTACCTGGGCAGGTCATTGCTGGCCCACTGGAGCGGTGATTCGGGCCTGGAACAACACTGGGCCGGAAAGGCGGCAGCCTTCAAGGAGGAGTTCAATAAGCGGTTCTGGCTGCCGGACAAGGGCTATTTTGCGGTGGCGCTGGACAAGGACAAACGGCACGTTGATGCCTTGACCTCCAACATCGGCCACTGCCTGTGGACGGGCGTCGTGGACGAAGACAAAGCCGGGTCCGTCATGGAGAACCTGATGTCCCCGCAGATGTTCACGGGCTGGGGCATCCGCACGCTGGCCTCCGACATGGGCGCCTACAACCCTGTCAGCTACCACAACGGCTCGGTGTGGCCCCACGATACTGCTCTGGTGGCCACCGGGCTGATGCGGTACGGGTTCGTGGACGAGGCCAAGCAGGTGGCCTCGGGCATCCTCGAAGCCGCCCGGCATTTTGACGGCCGGCTGCCGGAGTTGTTCTGCGGGTTTGACCGCGGTGAGTTTCCCGGCCCTGTTCCCTATCCCACCGCATGCTCGCCGCAGGCCTGGGCCGCGGCAGCGCCGGTGCAGCTCGCGCGGATCCTGCTGCGGTTCGACCCCGTGTTCACCCGCGGGGTGGTGCACCTGGCGCCGATCCTGCCGGAGTCCGTTGGCTCGTTCCGGGCGGAAAACGTCCTGCTGGATACAAGCCGGGTGACGATCACGGCCGCCGGATCGGCCGGCACTATCGAGGGCCTCCCGCCGGGGCTGAAGCTCCTGGCCGAACCGCGGCCGCCGCTGGCCTATCCGGTGGAAGGGATGGCCGCCGGCAGGCTTTCCTGA
- a CDS encoding glycosyltransferase family 4 protein — MRIGLVTGPWIPVPPATYGGTERVVDTLARGFAAAGHEVLLAAPSDSSCPVQLVPGMRPTDYEGLGSTLAELSHVVRAYEGLQDVDIIHDHTLAGPLYLHRPGGVPLATTIHGPIHGQAADIYRAVARNGAVIAISRDQALSAPDVPVTRVIHHGMDLSAVPVGTGKGGYLCFVGRSCPDKGLLEAITIARQAGLHLRIAVKMREPEEVRYFREVIEPLLGPNEDFMGEVDDVEKYRLMGEAMAFLNPIQWSEPFGLVMIEALATGTPVVGTSIGSAPEIIDHGRTGFLGKTDELADLVPAAAALDRAVCRKDVEERFSAERMVAEHLELYGQLVAGRRL; from the coding sequence ATGCGGATTGGACTTGTCACAGGGCCGTGGATTCCTGTGCCACCGGCAACATACGGTGGAACGGAAAGAGTAGTGGATACGCTGGCCAGAGGCTTCGCAGCCGCCGGTCATGAAGTGCTGTTGGCGGCACCGTCAGACAGCAGTTGCCCAGTGCAGCTCGTTCCAGGGATGCGGCCCACCGACTACGAGGGACTGGGCAGCACCCTCGCCGAGCTCAGCCATGTGGTCAGGGCCTACGAAGGGCTCCAGGACGTGGACATCATCCACGACCACACCCTGGCGGGCCCCCTCTACCTGCACCGGCCAGGCGGGGTGCCGTTGGCTACCACTATTCACGGCCCAATACATGGCCAGGCTGCGGACATCTACCGTGCCGTTGCCAGGAATGGCGCTGTCATCGCTATCTCAAGGGACCAGGCGTTGAGCGCTCCCGACGTTCCCGTCACGCGGGTGATCCACCATGGCATGGATCTTTCAGCTGTGCCGGTGGGTACCGGAAAGGGCGGGTACCTGTGCTTCGTGGGCCGGTCGTGCCCCGACAAAGGACTGCTTGAAGCCATCACCATCGCCCGGCAGGCCGGACTGCACCTCAGGATCGCGGTCAAGATGCGGGAGCCGGAAGAGGTCCGCTACTTCCGGGAAGTTATTGAACCACTGCTCGGCCCCAACGAGGACTTCATGGGCGAGGTGGACGACGTGGAGAAATACCGGCTGATGGGGGAGGCCATGGCCTTCCTGAATCCTATTCAGTGGTCCGAACCTTTCGGGCTGGTCATGATCGAAGCCCTGGCGACAGGGACACCGGTGGTGGGGACATCCATCGGTTCAGCCCCGGAAATCATCGATCACGGGCGCACGGGCTTCCTGGGGAAGACTGATGAACTGGCGGACCTGGTTCCGGCAGCAGCAGCGCTGGACAGGGCCGTTTGCCGCAAGGATGTGGAGGAAAGGTTCAGCGCGGAGCGAATGGTTGCAGAGCACCTCGAACTTTATGGCCAGCTCGTTGCAGGGAGGCGCCTTTAG
- a CDS encoding DsbA family oxidoreductase codes for MKIEIWSDVACPWCYIGKRRFEAALAAFPHRDAVDVTWRSYQLDPTLPERYDGTELEYLSTRKGMPAQQVSQMFEHVTQQAKGEGLDYHFDKVVVANSFTAHRLIHLAAAHGRQDAAKERLLSDHFEHGQDIGSREYLASLGNDLGLPATGVDGLFTTDKYANEVRLDFQEAQGLGISGVPFFVIDRKFGLSGAQPTETFTAALNQAWQDANPLVLVNSSDAEACGPEGCAV; via the coding sequence ATGAAAATTGAGATCTGGTCAGACGTTGCCTGCCCGTGGTGTTACATCGGCAAGCGCCGGTTCGAGGCCGCCCTCGCAGCATTTCCCCACCGTGACGCCGTCGACGTCACCTGGCGGAGCTACCAGCTGGATCCCACGCTGCCGGAACGCTACGACGGGACCGAACTGGAGTACTTGAGCACCCGCAAAGGCATGCCGGCCCAGCAGGTCTCGCAGATGTTCGAGCACGTGACGCAGCAGGCAAAGGGCGAAGGCCTTGACTACCACTTCGACAAAGTGGTGGTGGCCAACAGTTTCACCGCCCACCGGCTGATCCACCTTGCGGCGGCGCACGGCAGGCAGGATGCGGCCAAGGAGCGCCTGCTCAGCGACCACTTCGAGCACGGCCAGGACATCGGCAGCCGGGAGTACCTGGCCTCCCTCGGCAACGACCTTGGCCTGCCTGCCACCGGGGTGGATGGACTCTTCACCACGGACAAGTACGCGAACGAGGTCCGGCTCGACTTCCAGGAGGCCCAGGGCCTGGGTATCAGCGGCGTTCCGTTCTTCGTGATCGACCGCAAGTTCGGGCTGTCCGGTGCCCAGCCCACGGAGACGTTCACGGCCGCCCTCAACCAGGCCTGGCAGGATGCAAACCCGCTGGTCCTGGTCAACTCCTCCGACGCTGAAGCCTGCGGCCCTGAAGGCTGCGCGGTTTAG
- a CDS encoding TetR/AcrR family transcriptional regulator: MPRISAASNAEQRADTQRRILTAFGELLFTHGLPGLTMTDVARHAGIGRTAVYNYYADIEELLISYALDETEKFLSDLRESLDRLENPVERLALYVRAQVVDLSRRHLPPGPAMGAVLSPSSFAKLSDHVGELSVLLQGILRDGMEQGYLPVADVGQQSQLILGTLSSSAARGSDEPAELEARVARTVRFIQLGAGARFDDGGRPIRVARLRAAG; the protein is encoded by the coding sequence ATGCCCAGGATTTCAGCGGCCAGCAACGCCGAACAACGCGCGGACACCCAGCGCCGCATTCTCACCGCTTTCGGCGAGCTCCTCTTCACCCATGGCCTGCCAGGGCTGACCATGACGGACGTGGCACGGCATGCAGGAATTGGGCGCACCGCCGTCTACAACTACTACGCAGACATCGAAGAACTCCTCATCTCCTACGCCCTGGATGAGACCGAGAAGTTCCTCTCCGACCTGCGCGAATCGCTGGACCGGCTGGAGAACCCGGTGGAGCGGCTGGCACTGTACGTCCGCGCCCAGGTGGTCGACCTCAGCCGCCGCCACCTCCCGCCGGGGCCTGCCATGGGGGCGGTGCTGTCGCCGTCGTCCTTTGCCAAGCTCTCCGACCACGTGGGTGAACTCAGCGTCCTGCTGCAGGGCATCCTGCGTGACGGCATGGAGCAGGGGTACCTGCCCGTGGCGGACGTGGGCCAGCAGTCCCAGCTGATCCTGGGCACCCTGTCCTCCAGCGCGGCGAGGGGCAGCGACGAGCCGGCCGAACTGGAGGCGCGCGTGGCCAGGACGGTGCGCTTCATCCAGTTGGGTGCCGGCGCCAGGTTCGACGACGGCGGGCGGCCCATCCGCGTGGCCCGGCTTCGGGCAGCTGGCTGA
- a CDS encoding LytR C-terminal domain-containing protein has translation MARKRPKDPGVLHGHHVVSGPELRAAMQSAEDADETARVRRRVLHGVVLVLLIGLIAAGIIVALAVIDGRLRIPAAEPAPEPVSSCPASMFDYTPNDKINLNVFNSTSRPGLARSVADEFLARKFVVGNVSNINAGYRGVAAVVSGAAGQPAAFTLQRNVPGSDYFQDGRTDASVDVILAQDYKSLVPPELVDQTPGKLSCPRESRRTADPDKLPVTPAS, from the coding sequence ATGGCTAGGAAGCGGCCGAAGGACCCCGGCGTCCTTCACGGCCACCATGTTGTTTCCGGTCCTGAGCTGCGCGCGGCCATGCAATCGGCCGAGGACGCCGATGAGACCGCCAGGGTCCGCCGCCGCGTGCTGCACGGGGTGGTGCTGGTCCTCCTGATTGGCCTTATCGCCGCGGGCATCATCGTTGCCCTGGCCGTCATTGATGGCCGGCTGAGAATTCCTGCCGCAGAGCCGGCCCCAGAGCCGGTGTCATCCTGCCCGGCCTCGATGTTCGACTACACGCCCAACGACAAGATCAACCTCAACGTCTTCAACTCCACCAGCCGGCCCGGGCTGGCCCGCTCCGTGGCCGATGAGTTCCTGGCGCGGAAGTTCGTGGTGGGGAACGTATCGAACATCAACGCCGGCTACCGGGGTGTGGCTGCCGTGGTGTCAGGTGCGGCCGGACAACCGGCCGCGTTCACCCTGCAGCGCAACGTGCCGGGGTCGGACTACTTCCAGGACGGCAGGACCGATGCCAGCGTGGACGTGATACTCGCGCAGGACTACAAGTCGCTCGTCCCGCCGGAACTGGTGGATCAGACGCCGGGCAAGCTCAGCTGCCCGCGGGAAAGCCGGCGTACAGCGGACCCTGACAAGCTGCCTGTTACTCCGGCGTCCTGA
- a CDS encoding type II toxin-antitoxin system VapB family antitoxin, with protein sequence MIFKAVGEGRPYPDHGYSTPKQWASLPPRPVRLDELVTTKRTLDLEALLAEDSTFFGDLFPHVVQYQGTLYLEDGLHRAVRTALHQRTAIHARVLVLDG encoded by the coding sequence GTGATATTCAAAGCTGTGGGCGAGGGCCGCCCTTACCCCGACCATGGTTACAGCACCCCCAAGCAGTGGGCATCGCTGCCGCCGCGACCGGTCCGGCTGGACGAGCTGGTGACCACCAAGCGAACCCTTGACCTGGAAGCGCTCCTGGCGGAAGACTCCACATTTTTCGGGGACCTCTTCCCGCACGTGGTGCAGTACCAGGGGACCCTCTACCTGGAGGACGGCCTGCACCGTGCAGTCCGGACCGCCCTGCACCAGCGCACCGCGATCCACGCCCGGGTCCTGGTGCTCGATGGCTAG
- a CDS encoding stealth family protein yields MPTSISTETTITEAPVQDEVYYGGQASVEEQFHAEITSAAAEQRLRHRPDVIRHKGRYALINDTRTPYQAMVEDLLFLRNVLANAGLSYLLVRGNNDRPVLALDWKDRKKLRAALVEACRDEPFYSMTVDAKKKTSVLVADGELSPNRQGRIFRLYRPRVEPVGGFEFGASAGVQIELWSFEGEELILPIENSLTRRTMLRQDAVRGTVERYGHTWPTIENMFADHASDISFDVDIVFSWVDGSSPEYIAARRAQQQGVVLGEGDDHEARFRQINELKYALRSIYMFAPWIRRIFIATDSPAPAWLAEHPAVTIVRSEEFFSDPSVLPTHNSQAVECQLHHIKGLSEHFLYSNDDMFFGRPVGPDMFFTPGGITKFIEAETRIGLGENAAERSGFENAARVNRKLLWNRFGRITTRHLEHTAAPLRRSVVGNMEEEFPAEFRKTAASRFRAADNISVTNSFYHYYALLTGRAVTQTAAKVRYVDTTMRSGLKYLPKLLAKRNVDFFCLNDGSFPEVSADERAEVVTDFLERYFPIKAPWEK; encoded by the coding sequence ATGCCCACTTCCATCAGCACGGAGACAACCATTACAGAAGCACCGGTTCAGGACGAGGTCTACTACGGCGGCCAGGCGTCCGTGGAGGAACAATTTCATGCCGAGATCACGTCAGCGGCGGCGGAGCAGCGGCTCCGGCACCGGCCCGACGTCATCCGGCACAAGGGCCGCTATGCCCTGATCAACGACACCAGGACCCCGTACCAGGCCATGGTTGAGGACCTGTTGTTCCTGCGCAATGTCCTGGCAAACGCGGGCCTCTCGTATCTCCTGGTCCGCGGCAACAACGACCGGCCCGTCCTGGCCCTGGACTGGAAGGACCGGAAGAAGCTCCGGGCCGCCCTGGTGGAGGCATGCCGGGACGAGCCCTTCTATTCCATGACGGTGGATGCCAAGAAGAAAACGTCCGTCCTGGTTGCCGACGGTGAGCTTTCGCCCAACCGGCAGGGACGCATCTTCCGCCTGTACCGGCCCCGGGTGGAACCGGTGGGCGGCTTCGAGTTCGGCGCCTCTGCCGGCGTCCAGATCGAGCTGTGGTCCTTCGAGGGCGAAGAGCTCATCCTCCCCATCGAAAACTCCCTGACACGCAGGACCATGCTGCGCCAGGACGCTGTCCGCGGCACCGTTGAACGCTACGGCCACACATGGCCCACCATCGAGAACATGTTTGCCGACCACGCCAGCGACATCAGCTTCGACGTCGACATCGTGTTCTCGTGGGTTGACGGAAGCTCCCCCGAATACATTGCGGCCCGCCGCGCGCAGCAGCAGGGTGTTGTCCTCGGCGAAGGCGATGACCATGAGGCCCGGTTCCGGCAAATCAACGAACTCAAATACGCGCTGCGGTCCATATACATGTTTGCGCCGTGGATCCGCCGTATCTTCATCGCCACGGACTCCCCTGCTCCTGCCTGGCTGGCAGAGCACCCGGCCGTCACGATCGTCCGCAGCGAAGAGTTCTTCTCCGACCCCTCCGTGCTGCCCACCCACAACTCACAGGCCGTGGAGTGCCAGCTGCACCACATTAAGGGGCTGTCCGAGCACTTCCTCTACTCCAATGACGACATGTTCTTTGGCCGCCCCGTGGGCCCCGACATGTTCTTCACCCCAGGCGGCATCACCAAGTTCATCGAGGCGGAAACCAGGATTGGCCTGGGCGAGAACGCCGCAGAACGCAGCGGGTTCGAAAATGCCGCCCGGGTGAACCGGAAGCTCCTGTGGAACCGGTTCGGCCGGATCACCACCCGGCACCTGGAGCACACAGCCGCACCCCTGCGGCGCAGCGTAGTGGGCAACATGGAGGAGGAGTTCCCGGCGGAATTCCGCAAAACGGCGGCCAGCCGGTTCCGCGCAGCGGACAACATCTCCGTGACCAACTCGTTCTACCACTACTACGCGCTGCTCACCGGCCGGGCCGTCACACAGACAGCCGCCAAGGTGCGCTACGTGGACACCACCATGCGGTCAGGGCTGAAGTACCTGCCCAAGCTGCTCGCCAAGCGGAACGTGGACTTCTTCTGCCTGAATGACGGCAGTTTCCCTGAGGTCAGCGCGGACGAGCGCGCCGAAGTGGTGACGGACTTCCTGGAGAGGTATTTCCCCATCAAGGCACCCTGGGAGAAGTAG